The genomic segment CCCCCGCTCTCCTGGAGGGTCCCTGTGTGGGGTCACCCGAGACCGGGGTCCCCCCACCCTGCGCCGGGTGCTTGTAAATGAGGAGGTTTCAGGGATTTGTCGCAGGGCTGGACCCAATCGAGGGGTGCCCAGCGCGGGACGGCCCTCGgggagcccccgcagcccccccggggcaaAGCCCCTCTCCCTTGGCAGCGCAAAGGCGGCCCTTCCTCTCTGCAAGGCATCGGCATAATAAAATCctgatattattaaaaaaataatatcaggagaaaagattttttgcccccctccccgccattATGCCCTAGTCCTGAACAAAACAGAATGATTTTTTACAGATGGTTTCATTATATcgggttttattttaaagccatgcaaataaaaaatgaaaaaaaaattaaaaaaaaaaaaaaaaaagaaagacatccTTTTAAATGGTGACATTTTGCAGGCACTCAGcccttccccagggagagctgctgccatTTGCTAATTACACGTtaacaggagaagaaaattattaatttgtttttttaaatggctgagTTATTTGATTCTGAAAAGTAGCCACTGTgcagagattattatttttttttctccccctccaacCCGCCCCCCCGGACTCCTCCTATCTGAAACCCAGCAGTAAATGTCCCCCACGCAGGCGACGCGCCCGCCGCGGTCCAGAcaccgtccccctccccatcAGGGTGTCAGCCGGGGGGGGACCTGCGTCCCCCTCCACGGTCCCCACTCGCCCAGGGCCACCGAGAGCATCACCCTTGCCCCGTGGGGCAGGATggacccccaccccggggcacccccggctccccccggctcaCTCACTTGTCGGCCGAACATAAACCTTCAGCTTCAGGCAGGATTTGTCCACCGTGTTCGGGGAGGACGCGGCTGCAGAGAagcaaaggggagagaaagaggggggTTAGGGGGGGCAGCGGCTCGGCCCCCAccatggggacagagcagggacccCCCAAAAGGTCCATGCACGCCGTGACCCCCTACAGCACCACTGGGAtgcccggggcagggctgggagatgggTGGTCGCATCCAGCCCCACTGCACAGGGCCGGTGACGGGGGGGCGTCCGCGCTGGGAAGGGTACAGTCGCCACCATAAAAGCCACCACGGGGGGGGCTGCCCTCCCCCGGCGCGGGCAAACCCTGCCTGCCGAGCCCCCGCCACGGCCGTTACGGCAGCGCGGAACATCCCGCAGGGACCCCTCGATGGATGCCATAAGGATCCACCACGGAGGGTCCTCCGGGGCATCGCCTTGGGGGTCCCAGCACCCGCTTGTTGTGGGGAAAGCCCCCCCCGGAGCTGGCGGGGGGACACAGCCAGCGGCTGAGccgccccacagcatccccagcacagcagaacctccccccccgccccagtttgtagtgggagggagcctggggctgccccatcccaggGGAGACCAGTAAAGGGTCCCTGGTGgtcccagcacagctggggcttccctctggggacaggggacacggccCGTGTGGCTTTTGTCCCCGTCGCGGAGGGCTGCCCGGCTCTCCCGGAACAGGCGAAATGAGGATAAAGgcagagaataaaaataatattccttgggagagagaaagggagtaATTGCAATAATTATCTTGGTGAAAGTCCCTTCTCAATAcgagaaaatgtgatttttatatatatgtttttaaaggaatttaattttcttttctctctctctctctcttttttttttttttttttttttttttgaattaaagaAGGGGAGAGAGCATTATTCGCAATAAAGTTTAATTTCAGCTGGAAGAAGGGGGAATCGGGATGCCGCTCGCAGGAGAGCCGGCAGCGAGGGGCCAGCGCTGCCCCGGCACCCCCTGTCCCCTCCAGTGGCACTGGGCCACCACCGTCCCCCGCCTCTGGTGCTTAGGGGGGGACATGGcggggcccggggcagggggatggTGACACGGGGGATCCCCCCCGTTGCTCCACAGGACCCGTTCCGTTTATTTTTACCAAATAAAGGTGCGGAGCAGGCGCAGAGGGGCCGCAGGCTCCGTTGGCTCCCTGTCACCCCTGTCCTgtcacccctgtccccccccttCCTGCACGCCGCCACCCCCGGCGATGGGGGCTGTGCACCCCCGCACCTCTTGATGGTCACATCCTGCACCGGCGGCACCACCTTGCCCATGCCATCGACACAGCcttggcacagccctggcacagccctggcatagcaatggcacagccctggcacagccccagtacagccctggcacagccctggcataGCAATGGTACAGCCCTGGTACAGCAATGGTACAGCCCTGGTACGGTCCTGGCACGGTCCTGGTACAGCCCTGGCATAGCAATGGtacagccccggcacagccccggcacagccctggcacagccctggcacagccctggcataGCAATGGTACAGCCCTGAtacagccccggcacagccctggcacagccctggtACAGCCCTGGCATAGCaatggcacagccctggcacagccctgacacagccctggcacagccctggtACAGCCCTGGCATAGCaatggcacagccctggcacagccctgacacagccctggcacagccctggcacagccttgGCACAgacctggcacagccctggcacagccctcaTACAGCCCTGGCACTGCAATGGtacagccccggcacagccctgatacagccctggcacagcctgggcacagccctggcacagcaaTGGTACAGCCCGGGCACAGCCCTGatacagccctggcacagccccggcacagccctggcacagccaccTCGTGGCGCTGCCGGAGACGCTGCGGAGCCTCcccaggggtgggtttttttcgcccttcccttctcttttcctccctggcACTGAACCCCACGCGGGAAGGGAGAGAGTGATGCGAGCTGCGCCCGGTGcctgccatgccatgccgtgccgtgccatgccaggAGGTGCCATGCtgtcccatgccatgccatctcatgccatgccaagccatgccatgccatgccataccatgctaatccatgccatgccatgctaaCCTGTGCTGCGCAATTCCGTGCCATGCTATGCCATGCCAAGCCATGCCATGCCGtcctgtgccatgccgtgccatgctaTGCCAAGCCATGCCGTGCCATCTcacgccatgccatgccatgccatgccaagccatgctatgctgtgccatgccaagccaagccaagccatgctgtgccattctgtgccatgccgtgccatgctaagccatgccatgccatgctgtccCATGCCACGTTGTGTCATGCCCTggcatgccatgccatgctgagcTATGCCATTCTGTGCCATACCgagccatgccatgctgtgccatgccattcTGTGCCATACCgagccatgccatgctgtgccacgctgagccatgccatgccatcctgtgccatgctatgccatgccgtgccacccTGTGCCCtgccatgctgagccatgccatgccgtCCCGTGCCATGCTATGCCATGCCGAGCCATGCTGAGCCATGCCGTGCCATCCCGTGCCATgctatgccatgccatgccatgctgtgccacgctgAGCCATGCCGTGCCATCCCGTGCCATGCTATGCCATGCCGTGCCGCCCTGTGCCCtgccatgctgagccatgccatgctgtcccgtgccatgctatgccatgccatgctgtgccacgctgAGCCATGCCGTCCTGTGCCATgctatgccatgccatgccatgccacgctgagccatgccatgccgtcccgtgccatgctgagccatgccatgccacgccacgCTGAGCCATGCCGTGCCGTCCCGTGCCATGCTATGCCatgccacgccacgccacgcTGAGCCATGCCGTGCCGTCCCGTGCCATgctatgccatgccatgccatgccacgctgAGCCATGCCGTGCCGTCCCGtgccatgctgagccatgccatgccatgccacgccacgCTGAGCCATGCCGTGCCGTCCCGTGCCATgctatgccatgccatgccatgccacgctgagccatgccatgccgtcccgtgccatgctgagccatgccatgccatgccacgccacgCTGAGCCATGCCGTGCCGTCCCGtgccatgctgagccatgccGTGCCACCCTGTGCCCTGCCatgccgagccgtgccgagcGGCATCGCGGACATCCCGCAGCAGCTCCGTCCGCCGGCTCCATCCCCGGGGCCAGCCCGTGCCCTTGACCCGCCACCGGGAGCACGCGCGCGGCCCCGTGCCCGCGAGGTTAATGGCATTCCAATTTgcgagctggaggaggaggtaatttcttttctttcatgtctgcTAAATACGGTTCCTCAAAGAGGCATAATTTCTAATGCTCCGCATGACGTGAATTCTAACCGGTTTAGCAATGATCAGCTTCACCATTTACTTCTGTGTAATCTCTCCCTAAcgacattaaaaataaaaaaaaataaaatcatcataataataaaaaaaataaaataaaacaggggAAGGCAAAGAGAGAGTTGTAGACGGGGTTATTCGGCGAGTGACATTTTAccggggaagagggagaaggtgggggggggcgggggggcgcggcggAAAAATGGTAATTTAATATAGATAAAAGGAACAAATTAAGTGGGCCGAAAACAGATGCTttaggaaaaagggggagaaataaTAAGGGAGATAAGCGTGCCGGCTGGCTGCCGCGCGGGAAGAGGCGTCCCTGTCCCCCCGTGGCACTGCCGAGTGCTTGGGGGTCAcgctttcccatttatttttatttttattttcccctctattGATTGCCGGACTCCCAGCGCCTCATCCCAGCCCCATTAGCTTATTTTTCCATGGCTCCGGCGGGCTCCTGAGGAAGCCGATCCggttcctctccccctcctctgtcCTGGCCCCCCCGTGCACGGACGCTCCAGAGGCGGAAATCCAAGGAAGGGCCTGATCCGCGCTGTCCCGGGGGCACCCGATCCCACGGGCAGCGCCTGGCACCCTGCCGAGGAGTTTTCCCGGGAGCAGGTCGGCCGGTTTGGGCTTCATCCGCTGGGCAAGAGAGCGGAGCGCAGCCCCGAGAGTGCTGGAACACATGAGAGCGTGCCGGAATAGGTGGGAGTGTGCGGGAATACACGGGAATACACAGGAGCATGCGGGAGAGCATGGGAATACTCGGGACCGTGCAGGAATACACGGGAGCATGTGGGAATGCACAGGAGTGTGCGGGAATAGAATATATGGGAGCGTGTGGGAGAGCACGGGAATACACGGGAGCACGCGGGAATACACGGGAGCATGTGGGAGATGGCGGGAATACTTGGGAGCGTGCGGGAATACACAGGAGCACGGGGGAAAACACGGGAGCGTGCAGAAGAGTGCAGGAATACACAGGAGCGTGTGGGAATACATGGGAGTGTGCGGGAATACACGGGAGCATGTGGGAGAGCACAGGAATACACAGGAATACATGGAAGCATGCGGGAATACACGGGAATACACAGGAGCATGCAGGAATACATGGGAGTGTGCAGAAATACATGGGAGCATGTGGGAGAGCACAGGAATACATGGGAGCGTGCAGGAATACATGGGAATACATGGGAATATAGAGAAGCGTGTGGGAGAGCACGGGAAAACAGGAGAATACATGGGAGCATGCGGGAATACACAGGAATACAGGGGAGCGTGCGGGAATACATGGGAGCACGTGGGAGAGTGTGGGAATATGGAGCGTGCAGGAATACACAGGAGCGTGTGGGAGAGCATGGGAATACACGGGAGCACAGGGAAGCATGTGGGAATAAACGGGAATACACAGGAATATATGGGAATACATGTGAGTGCGTGGGAGAGCACGGGAATACATGGGAGCATGTGGGAATACACGTGAGTGCGCGGGAATACATGGGAGCATGTGGGAGAGTGCGGGAATACTCGGGAGTGTGCGGGAGAGCATGGGAATACACAGGAGCATGTGGGAATACATGGGAATACATGGGAGCGTGTGGGATAGCACAGGAATACAGGGGAGCATGGGGAATAAATACATGGGAATACACGGGAATGTGCGGGAATACACGGGAGCGTGGGGAATACATGGGAATACACGGGAGTGTGCGGGAATACACGGGAGCGTGGGGAATACCTGGGAATACACGGGAGCACGCGGGGCTGTGCCTCCACCCCGGCGCAGCACCTTTACCGGTGCCCGGTGGGGGCTCCCGTGGGGATGAGACGACGTCCCCAGCATCCCGTGGTCCCTGGAAAAATCCTGGCCGCTCTGGTGGCCACCCCGTGCCCATGACAGAGCCCCCGCCGAAGGCTTTCGGCACCCAGCGTGTGCCGGTTGGGATCTCTGCCGCGAGCCGGAGACGCCGGGTCCAGTCTGCGCCGCGGGGAGATGCCGGGGACGTCCCCGGGATGCGCTTGCCAGACCCCCGGGCACCcctcccgtccccgtccccatccccgtccccgtcgcCCCCCACTCACAGATGTAGTAGTACTCGTGGCCGGGTCTGAACTCGAAGCCCAGCGAGAAGGGGGTGAAAAGCTGGAATTTCTCCGAGAACTTGAGGGGCCCGTTGGGGGAGTTGGGCCGGTTGCACTCCCAGCGCTTGAAGCCCTTCTGGCGGTGGTCGCAGGACGCGTGCCCCTCGTAGTTGACCATGTAGAGGATGTAGCGCTCCATGCGCTCGGGCAGCGGCTCCTCGTAGTGGGGGCAGTAGATGTCCAGGTAGTCGTTGATGCTCACCTCCACCGTGTAGTCCCCCCGGTGAAACCTGCGGGAGAAGCCGGCCGGCGGCGTCAGCGGGAGCCGCATttcaccccatcccacccgcGGGGATGCCGGCCGCCCCGGCAACGCCAAAACCTTGCTTTGACCGTGACCCATCCAGCCCAATCTCGCACcgctctccccgctgcccccccctgccccccgccccatTACCCCACCAGTTTAACCCTCTTTGTTTTCCGCCCCATAAACCGGCACCGCTTGGTAGCAAATCacaaacgggggaaaaaaaaataaaaaataaaataaatcgtTATTCACGGCGACGCCGTGGCGGCGTTGGCATCGCCGCAGCTGTGCGCTGCAATCCCAGCGTAATTTGCGTTTCTGGCACTGATTATGGGAGAGATTAAGGGATTAGCGGCGCTGGAGAACGCCGCGGCGCATGCTGGCAGCCGCCCACCGCCCACCGGCTCCTCGGGGCGACCCCTGcgaccccccccctcctccccaaactgCTGCCCGTGGGGGGACGCGGCAGACCCCCGGAGCTACCGGCGCGGCAGCCGGTGAAGCTCGCCGGCCAAactccccggcccccccaggaGCCAACCTGGCAGCTtggcttctccccccccccccggccatgtCAAGCGCGTTTTCTTTGCTAATTAATTGGAGGCTCCCGCAGCGCGACTCTCCCACCAGCAGAAAGCTGCCCCCCCCTGCCTCGGCACAACCAGGAACATCCCACGGTTCCAGGGTCAGCACTCCCGGACCCCGAGGAGCAGCTCCGCGTGCACCCCTGCGGCTCGGCCCTGGAGCAGTCAGTGGCCGGAGGGGTCAGCGCGGGcctgggtgggatggggacggtggccacagccccccccggccaccccaaAGCAGCCTCAGGGCTCCCCGACACCCCCTGAGTCTCCAGCAGCTGCGAGCAGGGCTGAGACTGGCTCAAACTCATCACACAGGACGCCCCAAGCGCGCATCCCCGGGGTGGatggcggggggggcgcggggatgGCAGCGAACGGCCGGCGGTGGCGGAGGGTGACCCAAaaggcacccagcaccccaaaatGGGAAGGGGGGACCGAAGATgggaggcgggagcggggagaACTGGTCGTCCAGCCTCGCCGGAGCAGCCGAGCGGCCGCGTCCAGCCCCCATCCAGCTCATTACCTGCCTCATAAGCACTCTGATCACACAGGGAAATGGGCTAATTaaggagaagggtttttttctctctctctctctctctctccttctctctcctttcccgaGTCAGTTGTGCCAACCCTGCCCCTGGCaaggtaacattttaaaatgtaaaattaatacaAAGGGCCGGGATTTACTGGGAAACAATTTTCCAACGCATACAAAACAATAccccccccaattttttttttttttttaaaaaacaaccctcttctctctgccttttatttaaaaaaaaaaaaataattatttattttaatgattgtTATTAGAGTCCAAGCAAAGGCGATTGTAACAGGAGGGCCTGCGCTTATCAGgggaataataacaataattatattttttgggaaaaaaaaaaaaaaaaaaagaaaagaaaaaaaccccaaatgaacgAACTCCAAGGGCCGTCTCCGGACTGACAAATTGCTGAATTAAAGGTGATTAGCTGTGATAAATGGCACAGACGGAGACGGGCgctggcgggggctgcggggaggggtcaccctgtgctggggggggacacacggtgggtgctggggagccgTGGGGACCCCCGGCATGGCGCACCCCAgcctgcggtgagtcctgggctccccccccccccccccgccactgaaCATGGGAGaaccccccgtgcccccccagcccctcggtgtccccgtccccccccaccctctcGCCCAGCGCCACGTGTTTGGGGTCACAAGGGACAAAGTCGGGATTAAAGCTAAGAAcaggttttgggggttgggggggggcgtggggggactCCAGCCTTGGAGgggcccacagccccccccagccggCTGTCCCCCAGCAGGGCTGGCCGAGGGATGGTGGCAGCCGCCACGCCGGGCTGCAGGGGCTGTGccttgtccccatcctcatccctgtccctgtctccgTCCCATCcccttcctcatccccatccctctccccatccctgtccccctccccatcccatcccatccccgtccctgtcaCCTTCCCTTCCTGTCAccaaccctgtccccatcccattcctgtctctgtccccattcctgtccccatcccatccctgtccccatcccatcccattcctttccctgtccccatccatccctgtccccatccatccctgtccccatccctgtccccatccctgtcccgtccccatcccatcccatcccatcccatcccattcctgttcccacccatccctgtccccatcccatcccattcctttccctgtccccatccatccctgtccccatccatccctgtccccatccctgtccccatccctgtcccgtccccatcccatcccatcccatcccattcctgttcccacccatccctgtccccatcccatcccattcctttccctgtccccatccctgtccctgtccccatcccatcccatccatccatccatccatccatccccatcccattcctgtccccatcccatcgctgtccccatcccatcccattcctttccctgtccccatcccattcctgtccccatccttgtccctgtccccatcccatcccatcccattcatTCCCATCCCATTCCTGTTCCCacccattcctgtccccatcccatcccatccctgtccccagagacGGGACAGGCAGCAGACGTCCCTGTCTGCCACCGCG from the Rissa tridactyla isolate bRisTri1 chromosome 22, bRisTri1.patW.cur.20221130, whole genome shotgun sequence genome contains:
- the EFNA2 gene encoding ephrin-A2: MERYILYMVNYEGHASCDHRQKGFKRWECNRPNSPNGPLKFSEKFQLFTPFSLGFEFRPGHEYYYISASSPNTVDKSCLKLKVYVRPTNDSLYESPEPIFTSNNSCCSLRVPSAVLVVVPVVWTLLAS